Genomic DNA from Torulaspora delbrueckii CBS 1146 chromosome 8, complete genome:
CGTTACACATTGTGGTCAGCATCTTCTTACCGGTAAAGATACTGTTACATCCGGCCATGAAACACAGGAATTGTTCATGCTCCTTCATTGTGTAACGACCAGCAGCCAATCTAATGATTGCCTGTGGGATAACGATACGAGCTGTAGCGATAGTTCTCACAATTTCGTCGAACTCAAGCTTCTTAGTTTGTGGTTTAGCCAACTCTTCAGCCATTGGAGTACCCTTGATGGCAACAAGTCTATTGATTGGTAATGACTCTGGGTGAGGTGACATGTTAGACAAAGTGTATAAGAATCCAATATGGTCGTCACGAGTTTCACCAAGACCCAAGATACCACCAGTGCATGCCTTAATACCagaattttgaacatttttAATAGTGCTCAACCTTTCGTCATAGGATCTTGTGGTGATAACGTTTTTGTAATGCTCCCTTGAAGTATCAATGTTGTGATTATATGCTGTCAGACCCGCTTCCTTTAGTTGCTTTGATTGTTCTTCGTTGACCATACCTAGAGTGACACAAGTCTCTAAACCCATTTCGTTAACTTTGCTAATCATTTCAGAGATTCTCTTCATGGCAGATTTTCTACCATTCATATCTCTCCAGGCAGCACCTAGACAAAATCTAGTGGAACCGTTTCTCTTggcttcttcagcttcctTCAATACTTCATCGACTTTCaccatcttttcagctttcaagCCAGTATCGTTACGAGACGATTGGGAACAGTATTTACAATCCTCGGAACAGCCACCAGTCTTGATGTTCATTAGCGTACAAAGTTGCACTTTAGAAGGATCC
This window encodes:
- the BIO2 gene encoding biotin synthase (similar to Saccharomyces cerevisiae BIO2 (YGR286C)), with the translated sequence MLVRSVRAFSAGRALFIKADPAKAAAAATASATSISPDPISSKTALEYALSLDEPCHSWTKEQLSSIYHTPLIELVHSAQLQHRKWQDPSKVQLCTLMNIKTGGCSEDCKYCSQSSRNDTGLKAEKMVKVDEVLKEAEEAKRNGSTRFCLGAAWRDMNGRKSAMKRISEMISKVNEMGLETCVTLGMVNEEQSKQLKEAGLTAYNHNIDTSREHYKNVITTRSYDERLSTIKNVQNSGIKACTGGILGLGETRDDHIGFLYTLSNMSPHPESLPINRLVAIKGTPMAEELAKPQTKKLEFDEIVRTIATARIVIPQAIIRLAAGRYTMKEHEQFLCFMAGCNSIFTGKKMLTTMCNGWDEDKAMLTKWGLKPMEAFQYDALEEQRKRRLQEAAA